A window of Auraticoccus monumenti contains these coding sequences:
- a CDS encoding helix-turn-helix transcriptional regulator: MTSSGVLHQQTRALAFAGQLVPVACERLRVGAAVGPHTHDFLELAVVLSGACRYVTQATRRTLSPGDVVVVRPGAWHAFEAPQDLEVYNLYVGPELLRGELSWTLDHPALAHALIHGGESTAPLTGAALERVIGWLDQVQQVAGRGPTRDDRASQRVLRLGLLACVLSELLSSEVGGPAGRTSLTREVRKVITVMEEDPAHPWTVGELARQVGLSESQLHRRFLDQVGVTPIRWLIRTRAEKAAALLAGTDLTVAGIGRAVGWPDPNYATRRFRSAYAMTPSAYRARFSFLAPPAVAAEARVPPPASRQPAPGSGEPAASTLPAR, from the coding sequence ATGACCTCCTCTGGCGTGCTGCACCAGCAGACCCGCGCCCTGGCCTTCGCCGGCCAGCTGGTGCCGGTGGCCTGCGAACGTCTGCGGGTGGGGGCGGCGGTGGGTCCCCACACCCACGACTTCCTCGAGCTGGCCGTCGTGCTGTCGGGCGCGTGCCGGTACGTGACGCAGGCGACGCGACGGACGCTCTCGCCCGGGGACGTGGTGGTGGTCCGACCCGGTGCCTGGCACGCGTTCGAGGCCCCGCAGGACCTCGAGGTCTACAACCTCTACGTCGGCCCCGAGCTGCTCCGCGGGGAGCTGTCCTGGACCCTGGACCATCCTGCGCTGGCCCACGCGCTCATCCACGGCGGCGAGTCCACGGCCCCCCTGACCGGGGCCGCGCTGGAGCGGGTGATCGGGTGGCTGGACCAGGTGCAGCAGGTGGCGGGTCGTGGGCCCACCCGGGACGACCGGGCCTCCCAGCGTGTGCTGCGTCTGGGCCTCCTCGCGTGCGTCCTCTCGGAGCTGCTGTCGAGCGAGGTGGGAGGCCCGGCGGGCCGGACGTCTCTCACCCGGGAGGTGCGCAAGGTCATCACCGTGATGGAGGAAGATCCCGCCCACCCCTGGACGGTCGGCGAGCTGGCCCGGCAGGTGGGGCTCTCGGAGTCCCAGCTGCACCGCCGCTTCCTCGACCAGGTGGGGGTCACGCCCATCCGGTGGCTGATCCGCACCCGGGCCGAGAAGGCGGCCGCCCTGCTGGCCGGCACCGACCTCACCGTGGCCGGCATCGGGCGCGCGGTCGGCTGGCCCGACCCGAACTACGCCACACGACGCTTCCGCAGCGCCTACGCGATGACGCCCTCGGCCTACCGGGCCCGGTTCTCCTTCCTCGCCCCTCCGGCCGTCGCGGCGGAGGCGCGCGTCCCGCCACCTGCTTCGCGGCAGCCGGCCCCCGGGTCCGGCGAACCAGCAGCCTCGACTCTCCCGGCGCGCTGA
- a CDS encoding phytanoyl-CoA dioxygenase family protein → MSTDTTTTTAGHRPLSAETVEQYRSDGFVHLPGVLTPEEVVTYREAARHVHQTGTAMDADNPIFRQVVNVWQSDETLRGLTTHPLLARHATQLAGIPLRLWHDQLLAKEPHNGAATEYHQDAPYWPHAGSRHSLSAWVALVDVPVERGCMSFIPGQHERRDIRPVDLADRTDLFQAAADLVWEPRVTIPLRAGDVTFHNGYTPHTANRNDTDELRLAFVTIYVDRDLTFTGTPHVCTDGLGVPVGAGLPDQHFPRFDDVAAAVL, encoded by the coding sequence ATGAGCACCGACACCACCACGACCACCGCGGGCCACCGCCCGCTGAGCGCGGAGACCGTCGAGCAGTACCGCAGCGACGGCTTCGTCCACCTGCCCGGCGTGCTCACCCCCGAGGAGGTCGTGACGTACCGGGAGGCCGCCCGGCACGTCCACCAGACGGGCACGGCGATGGACGCCGACAACCCGATCTTCCGGCAGGTGGTGAACGTCTGGCAGTCCGACGAGACCCTGCGCGGGCTGACGACGCACCCGCTGCTGGCCCGTCACGCCACCCAGCTCGCCGGCATCCCGTTGCGGCTGTGGCACGACCAGCTGCTGGCCAAGGAGCCCCACAACGGCGCGGCCACCGAGTACCACCAGGACGCCCCCTACTGGCCGCACGCGGGCTCCCGTCACAGCCTGTCGGCCTGGGTGGCCCTGGTCGACGTCCCCGTCGAGCGCGGCTGCATGTCCTTCATCCCGGGCCAGCACGAGCGACGCGACATCCGCCCGGTCGACCTCGCCGACCGCACCGACCTGTTCCAGGCCGCCGCCGACCTGGTCTGGGAACCGCGGGTGACGATCCCGCTGCGGGCCGGCGACGTCACCTTCCACAACGGCTACACACCGCACACCGCCAACCGCAACGACACCGACGAGCTCCGACTCGCCTTCGTCACCATCTACGTCGACCGTGACCTGACCTTCACCGGCACTCCGCACGTGTGCACCGACGGCCTGGGTGTCCCGGTGGGTGCAGGGCTCCCGGACCAGCACTTCCCCCGGTTCGACGACGTCGCCGCCGCTGTCCTCTGA
- a CDS encoding NAD(P)H-binding protein, whose product MEVVIIGISGAVGGLLAERLLARGDTVRGLVRREAQRTEWERRGAEVVVGELADWGVPELAALLEGADAVVYAAGSNGGHRDVTTAVDGEGVARAAEAARVAGVDRFLLVSVLPESWRERELGEEVEYYFAVKKAAEVALVRTGLDWLVLRPALLTDDPAAGTVSLGPAELHEQVSRADVATVLAALVHQPRIRRRILELNQGTTPVEEAVSDVGR is encoded by the coding sequence GTGGAGGTCGTCATCATCGGGATCAGCGGTGCGGTCGGTGGGCTGCTCGCGGAGCGGCTGCTGGCGCGCGGGGACACCGTGCGGGGGCTGGTCCGCCGGGAGGCCCAGCGCACCGAGTGGGAGCGGCGCGGGGCCGAGGTCGTGGTGGGTGAGCTGGCGGACTGGGGTGTGCCGGAGCTGGCGGCGCTGCTCGAGGGCGCCGACGCCGTGGTCTACGCCGCCGGCTCGAACGGCGGTCACCGGGACGTGACCACCGCCGTCGACGGCGAGGGGGTGGCCAGGGCGGCCGAGGCGGCCCGGGTCGCCGGGGTCGACCGCTTCCTGCTGGTGTCCGTGCTGCCCGAGTCCTGGCGCGAGCGGGAGCTGGGTGAGGAGGTCGAGTACTACTTCGCCGTCAAGAAGGCCGCCGAGGTCGCCCTGGTCCGCACGGGGCTGGACTGGCTGGTACTCCGCCCCGCGCTGCTCACCGACGACCCGGCCGCCGGCACGGTCTCGCTCGGACCGGCGGAGCTCCACGAGCAGGTGAGCCGGGCCGACGTCGCGACGGTCCTCGCCGCGCTGGTGCACCAGCCGCGCATCCGCCGGCGCATCCTGGAGCTCAACCAGGGCACGACACCGGTGGAGGAGGCCGTCAGCGACGTCGGACGCTGA